The following proteins are co-located in the Microcystis wesenbergii NRERC-220 genome:
- a CDS encoding BrnT family toxin — protein MKFQWDQDKANNNIKKHSISFEEAVTVFGDPLAVTIFDPDHSVGEFRFLTIGQSKSQKLLVISHTERENEIRLISARLASKQERKNYESGV, from the coding sequence ATGAAATTTCAATGGGATCAAGACAAGGCAAATAACAACATCAAAAAACATAGTATATCTTTTGAAGAAGCAGTGACCGTATTTGGGGATCCATTGGCCGTGACGATTTTCGATCCCGATCATTCAGTGGGTGAGTTTCGTTTTCTGACGATAGGACAGTCAAAATCACAAAAGCTGTTAGTCATATCTCATACAGAAAGAGAAAATGAGATTCGCTTAATTAGCGCCCGTTTAGCTAGTAAACAGGAGAGAAAAAATTATGAATCAGGAGTCTGA
- the phaB gene encoding acetoacetyl-CoA reductase PhaB, producing MVSLGLEEKVIVVTGGNRGIGAAIVSLLIDLGAKVAYTDLVADNPQGLGIVADVTKLESMEAAAKQIEAELGPVYGIVANAGITRDNFFPKLTPLDWDLVINVNLKGVNHTIKPFIEGMYERQAGSIVCISSISGDRGNAGQTNYAATKAAVIGLVKSLAREAARYNIRANAIAPGFINTEMTLAIPDKVRDKITAEIPCRRFGEPADIAWATAYLLSPVASSYVSGEVLRVNGAHHT from the coding sequence ATGGTATCTCTGGGACTAGAGGAAAAAGTTATCGTCGTTACCGGCGGAAATCGAGGCATTGGGGCGGCTATTGTCTCTCTTTTGATAGATTTGGGGGCTAAGGTGGCCTACACGGATTTAGTCGCCGATAATCCCCAGGGTTTAGGCATTGTGGCCGACGTGACTAAGTTGGAATCCATGGAAGCGGCAGCTAAACAAATTGAAGCGGAATTGGGACCGGTTTACGGTATCGTCGCTAACGCGGGGATTACCAGAGATAACTTTTTCCCTAAATTAACGCCGCTAGATTGGGATTTAGTGATTAATGTCAACTTAAAAGGGGTTAATCACACGATTAAACCGTTTATTGAGGGAATGTATGAACGACAAGCGGGATCGATCGTTTGTATTAGTTCTATTTCCGGTGATCGCGGTAATGCCGGCCAAACTAATTACGCAGCCACAAAAGCGGCAGTTATCGGTTTAGTCAAATCCTTAGCGCGAGAAGCTGCCCGTTATAATATTCGCGCCAATGCGATTGCGCCGGGGTTTATTAACACCGAAATGACTTTAGCGATTCCCGATAAAGTTCGCGATAAAATCACCGCCGAAATTCCCTGTCGTCGCTTCGGTGAACCCGCAGATATCGCCTGGGCAACTGCCTATTTACTCTCTCCTGTTGCCAGCAGTTATGTCTCTGGAGAAGTCCTCAGAGTTAATGGGGCCCACCACACCTAA